A window of the Citrus sinensis cultivar Valencia sweet orange chromosome 9, DVS_A1.0, whole genome shotgun sequence genome harbors these coding sequences:
- the LOC102617434 gene encoding probable rhamnogalacturonate lyase B, which translates to MAKKRRSCEGIRASGVVLLALVIIQSFSLLGACSPETSSFRNGPRSFNNKGELKISPRVKLYMNRYRPEVVMSNGLVQVTVSRPGGGVTGIKYKGIDNLLDYKNKEERRGYWDVIWNEPRDPTGSYDVLKATKFRVVKLDEDQVELSFTRKWNFSHRGSLVPLNVDMRYIMQRGVSGFYFYAIMEREEGWPDVYMDQIRAVFKLREDKFRYMALSDHKQKLMALNEDRVRGQTLDYREAVLLTNPTDQRLKGEVDDKYQYSSENKDNRVHGWISHNPRVGFWMITPSDEFRTCGPIKQELTSHAGPTVLSMFSSTHYAGREIDTFYAKGQPWKKVLGPAFVYLNSVSSRENPRALWEDAKQQMLREVQSWPYDFPRSKDFPKSYQRGRVSGQLQVHDRYVNEKPMSAKSAYVGLAAPGDAGSWQAETRGYQFWTKTDEEGHFTIENVREGDYNLYAWVPGFVGDYKYGFNITVRAGSEINLGTVVFEPPRNGPTLWEIGVPDRSAAEFFVPDPYTKYKNPVFTGPSDKFRQYGLWERYADFYPKDDLLYTIGVSNYTRDWFFAHVNRKVGNNTFQPTTRQIIFQLEDVSNKGNYTLQLALSAATFSNLRVRLNFNSRRRNMRPLFSTGTIGRDNAIARHGIHGLYRFYSINVPRYLLNRGNNTIYLTQSRNNGPFQGVMYDYIRFEGPPNSNEGS; encoded by the coding sequence ATGGCGAAGAAGAGAAGGTCATGCGAAGGCATACGGGCTTCGGGGGTTGTGTTGCTGGCCTTGGTTATTATTCAATCGTTCAGCTTGCTCGGTGCTTGCTCACCGGAGACCTCATCCTTTAGAAACGGACCACGAAGCTTCAACAACAAAGGAGAATTAAAGATTTCGCCCAGGGTCAAACTTTATATGAATCGGTATCGACCAGAGGTTGTCATGAGTAATGGCCTCGTCCAAGTCACTGTGTCGAGGCCAGGCGGTGGAGTCACAGGAATCAAATATAAAGGAATTGACAATTTGCtagattacaaaaataaagaagaaagacgAGGGTACTGGGATGTAATTTGGAATGAGCCAAGAGATCCTACTGGCAGCTATGACGTATTAAAAGCAACAAAGTTCAGGGTGGTGAAGCTGGATGAAGACCAAGTTGAGCTCTCATTCACAAGAAAATGGAACTTCTCCCATCGCGGCTCTCTGGTGCCCTTAAATGTGGACATGAGGTACATAATGCAGCGTGGCGTCTCGGGGTTCTACTTCTATGCAATAATGGAGCGTGAAGAAGGATGGCCTGATGTGTACATGGATCAAATAAGAGCCGTTTTCAAGCTTCGAGAAGACAAGTTTCGTTACATGGCATTGTCAGACCacaaacaaaagttaatgGCATTGAACGAAGATCGTGTAAGAGGTCAGACTCTTGACTACCGTGAGGCCGTTCTCTTGACCAATCCAACCGATCAGAGACTCAAAGGAGAGGTTGATGACAAGTACCAGTACTCGAGCGAGAACAAAGATAACAGGGTGCACGGATGGATATCCCACAATCCACGAGTGGGATTCTGGATGATCACACCCAGTGATGAGTTCCGCACATGTGGACCCATCAAGCAAGAGCTCACATCCCACGCTGGCCCCACCGTGCTCTCCATGTTTTCTAGTACTCATTATGCTGGGAGGGAAATAGATACATTTTATGCTAAAGGGCAGCCCTGGAAGAAAGTACTGGGTCCTGCTTTTGTCTATCTGAACTCAGTTTCTTCCCGTGAAAATCCTCGTGCTCTTTGGGAGGATGCTAAACAACAGATGTTGAGAGAAGTTCAAAGTTGGCCGTATGATTTCCCTCGATCAAAGGATTTCCCGAAATCTTATCAAAGAGGAAGAGTTTCCGGTCAATTACAAGTCCATGACCGATATGTGAATGAGAAACCGATGAGCGCAAAATCCGCTTACGTTGGGTTGGCTGCTCCTGGTGATGCGGGATCGTGGCAAGCAGAAACTAGGGGTTATCAGTTCTGGACAAAGACAGACGAGGAAGGACATTTCACAATCGAAAATGTTCGAGAAGGGGATTACAATTTGTATGCATGGGTCCCTGGATTTGTTGGCGATTACAAATACGGTTTTAATATTACTGTCAGAGCAGGGTCAGAGATCAACTTGGGAACTGTTGTTTTTGAGCCACCCAGAAACGGTCCTACGTTGTGGGAAATCGGAGTCCCAGATCGCTCAGCTGCTGAATTCTTCGTGCCAGATCCCTACACAAAATATAAGAACCCGGTGTTCACTGGACCCTCGGACAAGTTTAGGCAATACGGATTATGGGAACGATACGCAGACTTTTATCCGAAGGATGATCTCCTATACACCATTGGCGTCAGCAATTACACTCGAGACTGGTTCTTTGCTCATGTTAACAGGAAAGTAGGGAATAACACATTTCAGCCAACCACACGGCAGATTATATTTCAATTGGAGGACGTGAGCAACAAAGGAAATTACACACTCCAATTGGCCTTGTCAGCAGCTACATTCTCTAATTTACGTGTTCGGCTCAATTTCAATAGTCGTCGAAGAAACATGCGACCTCTGTTCTCGACGGGAACGATAGGAAGGGACAATGCCATTGCTAGACATGGGATTCATGGGTTGTACAGATTTTACAGCATCAACGTGCCACGCTATTTGCTCAACCGAGGGAATAATACAATCTATCTTACTCAGTCAAGAAACAACGGACCCTTCCAAGGAGTCATGTATGATTACATACGCTTTGAAGGTCCTCCAAATTCCAACGAAGGAAGCTGA